The proteins below are encoded in one region of Homo sapiens chromosome 2, GRCh38.p14 Primary Assembly:
- the ZDBF2 gene encoding DBF4-type zinc finger-containing protein 2 isoform 2 (isoform 2 is encoded by transcript variant 2) translates to MIPDGSSEIQEVMKNSGKHLFSAQHRSLTRQSRRQICTSSLMERFLQDVLQHHPYHCQESSSTQDETHVNTGSSSEVVHLDDAFSEEEEEDEDKVEDEDATEERPSEVSEPIEELHSRPHKSQEGTQEVSVRPSVIQKLEKGQQQPLEFVHKIGASVRKCNLVDIGQATNNRSNLVRPPVICNAPASCLPESSNDRPVTANTTSLPPAAHLDSVSKCDPNKVEKYLEQPDGASRNPVPSSHVETTSFSYQKHKESNRKSLRMNSDKLVLWKDVKSQGKTLSAGLKFHERMGTKGSLRVKSPSKLAVNPNKTDMPSNKGIFEDTIAKNHEEFFSNMDCTQEEKHLVFNKTAFWEQKCSVSSEMKFDCISLQSASDQPQETAQDLSLWKEEQIDQEDNYESRGSEMSFDCSSSFHSLTDQSKVSAKEVNLSKEVRTDVQYKNNKSYVSKISSDCDDILHLVTNQSQMIVKEISLQNARHISLVDQSYESSSSETNFDCDASPQSTSDYPQQSVTEVNLPKEVHIGLVDKNYGSSSSEVSADSVFPLQSVVDRPPVAVTETKLRKKAHTSLVDNYGSSCSETSFDCDVSLESVVDHPQLTVKGRNLKGRQVHLKHKKRKPSSAKAHLDCDVSLGTVADESQRAVEKINLLKEKNADLMDMNCESHGPEMGFQADAQLADQSQVAEIERQKVDVDLENKSVQSSRSSLSSDSPASLYHSAHDEPQEALDEVNLKELNIDMEVRSYDCSSSELTFDSDPPLLSVTEQSHLDAEGKERHIDLEDESCESDSSEITFDSDIPLYSVIDQPEVAVYEEETVDLESKSNESCVSEITFDSDIPLHSGNDHPEVAVKEVIQKEEYIHLERKNDEPSGSEISSDSHAPLHSVTNSPEVAVKKLNPQKEEQVHLENKENEPIDSEVSLDYNIIFHSVTGRSEDPIKEISLHTKEHMYLENKSVFETSLDSDVPLQAATHKPEVIVKETWLQREKHAEFQGRSTEFSGSKTSLDSGVPHYSVTEPQVAVNKINRKKQYVLENKNDKCSGSEIILDSNVPPQSMTDQPQLAFLKEKHVNLKDKNSKSGDSKITFDSEQLQEAVKKIDQWKEEVIGLKNKINEPSTYKLIHHPDVSVQSVADQPKVAIKHVNLGNENHMYLEVKNSQYSCSEMNLDSGFLGQSIVNRPQITILEQEHIELEGKHNQCCGSEVSFDSDDPLQSVADRLRETVKEISLWKDEEVDTEDRRNEAKGFEIMYDSDVLQPVAGQPEEVVKEVSLWKEHVDLENKIVKPTDSRINFDSHEPLQSVTNKIPGANKEINLLREEHVCLDDKGYVPSDSEIIYVSNIPLQSVIKQPHILEEEHASLEDKSSNSYSPEESSDSNDSFQAAADELQKPVKEINLWKEDHIYLEDKSYKLGDFDVSYASHIPVQFVTDQSSVPVKEINLQKKDHNDLENKNCEVCGSEIKCHSCVHLQSEVDQPQVSYKEADLQKEEHVVMEEKTDQPSDSEMMYDSDVPFQIVVNQFPGSVKETHLPKVVLVDLVPGDSDYEVISDDIPLQLVTDPPQLTVKDISCINTECIDIEDKSCDFFGSEVRCNCKASTPSMTNQCKETFKIINRKKDYIILGEPSCQSCGSEMNFNVDASDQSMTYESQGPDEKMVKYIDSEDKSCGYNGSKGKFNLEDTSHRTTHRLQKAHKEASLRKDPRNAGLKGKSCQSSASAVDFGASSKSALHRRADKKKRSKLKHRDLEVSCEPDGFEMNFQCAPPLPSDTDQPQETVKKRHPCKKVSSDLKEKNHDSQSSSVLKVDSVRNLKKAKDVIEDNPDEPVLEALPHVPPSFVGKTWSQIMREDDIKINALVKEFREGRFHCYFDDDCETKKVSSKGKKKVTWADLQGKEDTAPTQAVSESDDIVCGISDIDDLSVALDKPCHRHPPAERPPKQKGRVASQCQTAKISHSTQTSCKNYPVMKRKIIRQEEDPPKSKCSRLQDDRKTKKKVKIGTVEFPASCTKVLKPMQPKALVCVLSSLNIKLKEGEGLPFPKMRHHSWDNDIRFICKYKRNIFDYYEPLIKQIVISPPLSVIVPEFERRNWVKIHFNRSNQNSSAGDNDADGQGSASAPLMAVPARYGFNSHQGTSDSSLFLEESKVLHARELPKKRNFQLTFLNHDVVKISPKSVRNKLLESQSKKKIHGKRVTTSSNKLGFPKKVYKPIILQQKPRKASEKQSIWIRTKPSDIIRKYISKYSVFLRHRYQSRSAFLGRYLKKKKSVVSRLKKAKRTAKVLLNSSVPPAGAEELSSAMANPPPKRPVRASCRVARRRKKTDESYHGRQKGPSTPVRAYDLRSSSCLQQRERMMTRLANKLRGNEVK, encoded by the exons atgattccCGATGGAAGCTCAGAGATACAGGAAGTAATGAAGAACAGTGGAAAG catttgTTCAGTGCTCAGCACAGGAGTTTGACCAGACAGAGTAGACGTCAAATATGTACCAGTAGTTTGATGGAACGTTTCTTACAGGATGTACTGCAGCACCACCCATATCATTGTCAAGAGAGCAG TTCAACACAAGATGAGACACATGTGAATACTGGGTCATCGTCTGAAGTGGTGCATTTGGATGATGCTTTttctgaagaagaggaagaggatgaggatAAGGTTGAGGATGAGGATGCTACCGAAGAGAGACCATCCGAGGTTTCAGAACCTATTGAAGAGTTACATTCCAGACCTCATAAATCTCAGGAAGGCACGCAGGAGGTTTCAGTTCGACCATCAGTTATTCAAAAACTGGAGAAGGGACAGCAGCAGCCCTTGGAGTTTGTTCATAAAATTGGGGCCAGTGTGAGAAAATGTAACCTAGTAGATATTGGTCAGGCTACAAATAATAGAAGCAACTTGGTACGCCCCCCAGTGATTTGTAATGCTCCTGCTAGTTGTTTACCTGAAAGCTCTAACGATAGACCAGTTACAGCTAATACAACTAGTTTACCACCAGCAGCTCATTTGGATTCAGTTAGCAAATGTGACCCAAACAAAGTTGAGAAATATCTTGAACAGCCAGATGGGGCCTCTAGAAATCCTGTGCCATCATCCCATGTAGAAACTACTTCATTTTCGTATCAGAAACATAAAGAATCAAATAGGAAATCTTTACGCATGAATTCAGATAAGTTGGTTTTGTGGAAAGATGTAAAATCTCAGGGTAAAACTTTATCAGCTGGCTTGAAATTCCATGAACGCATGGGTACTAAGGGCTCCTTAAGAGTTAAATCTCCTTCCAAATTAGCAGTAAACCCGAATAAAACTGACATGCCTTCTAATAAAGGAATCTTTGAAGATACTATTGCAAAGAACCATGAGGAATTCTTTTCTAACATGGATTGTACCCAAGAAGAAAAGCATTTGGTTTTTAACAAGACAGCCTTTTGGGAACAGAAGTGCTCAGTGAGTTCTGAAATGAAGTTTGATTGTATCTCTCTTCAGTCAGCATCTGATCAGCCCCAAGAGACTGCACAAGACTTAAGTCTTTGGAAGGAGGAGCAAATTGACCAAGAAGATAACTATGAGTCTAGAGGTTCAGAAATGAGTTTTGATTGCAGTTCCTCTTTTCATTCACTGACTGACCAATCTAAAGTGAGTGCCAAAGAAGTAAACCTTTCCAAGGAAGTACGTACTGATGTACAGTATAAGAATAATAAATCTTATGTTTCTAAAATAAGTTCTGATTGTGATGACATTCTTCACTTGGTTACCAACCAATCCCAAATGATTGTTAAAGAAATAAGTCTTCAGAATGCAAGGCATATTAGCCTGGTTGACCAAAGCTATGAATCTAGTAGTTCTGAAACGAATTTTGATTGTGATGCTTCACCTCAGTCCACTAGTGACTACCCCCAACAATCTGTAACAGAAGTAAACCTTCCTAAGGAAGTGCACATTGGTTTGGTTGATAAGAACTATGGTTCCAGTAGCTCTGAAGTAAGTGCTGATTCTGTTTTCCCACTGCAGTCAGTGGTTGACAGACCCCCAGTGGCTGTCACAGAAACAAAACTTCGGAAGAAGGCTCATACCAGCTTGGTTGATAACTATGGATCGAGTTGTTCTGAAACAAGTTTTGATTGTGATGTTTCTCTTGAGTCAGTAGTTGATCATCCCCAACTGACTGTCAAAGGAAGAAACCTGAAAGGTAGACAAGTCCACCTAAAACATAAGAAGCGTAAACCCAGTAGTGCTAAAGCACATCTTGATTGTGATGTCTCACTTGGGACAGTTGCAGATGAATCCCAGAGGGCTGTTGAAAAGATAAATCTTCTGAAGGAGAAGAATGCTGACCTTATGGATATGAACTGTGAATCCCATGGTCCTGAAATGGGTTTTCAGGCTGATGCTCAATTAGCTGACCAGTCTCAAGTAGCCGAAATAGAGCGTCAGAAAGTGGATGTTGACCTTGAGAATAAGAGTGTTCAGTCTAGCCGTTCTTCTCTGAGTTCTGATTCTCCGGCTTCTCTTTATCATTCAGCTCATGATGAGCCTCAAGAAGCTTTGGATGAAGTAAATCTTAAAGAGTTAAATATTGACATGGAAGTTAGGAGCTATGATTGCTCCAGCTCTGAGTTGACTTTTGATTCTGACCCGCCTCTTCTGTCAGTTACTGAGCAGTCTCATCTGGATGCTGAAGGAAAAGAACGGCACATTGACCTGGAAGATGAGAGCTGTGAGTCAGATAGTTCTGAAATAACTTTTGATTCTGATATTCCTCTTTATTCAGTAATTGACCAACCTGAAGTAGCTGTTTATGAGGAAGAAACTGTTGATCTGGAAAGTAAAAGTAATGAATCTTGTGTCTCTGAAATAACTTTTGATTCTGATATTCCTCTTCATTCAGGAAATGATCACCCTGAAGTAGCTGTTAAAGAAGTAATTCAGAAAGAAGAGTACATTCACTTAGAAAGGAAGAATGATGAACCCAGTGGTTCTGAAATAAGTTCGGATTCCCATGCCCCTCTTCATTCAGTGACTAATTCTCCCGAAGTAGCTGTTAAAAAGCTAAATCCTCAAAAAGAAGAGCAGGTACActtagaaaataaggaaaatgaaccTATTGATTCTGAAGTAAGTTTGGATTATAATATCATTTTTCATTCAGTGACTGGACGTTCTGAAGATCCCATTAAAGAAATAAGCCTTCACACAAAAGAGCACATGTACTTAGAAAATAAGAGTGTTTTTGAAACAAGTTTGGATTCTGATGTCCCTCTTCAGGCAGCGACTCACAAACCTGAAGTAATTGTCAAAGAAACATGGCTTCAAAGAGAAAAGCACGCTGAATTCCAAGGTAGAAGTACTGAATTCAGTGGTTCAAAAACAAGTTTAGATTCTGGTGTCCCTCATTATTCAGTAACTGAACCTCAAGTAGCTgttaacaaaataaacagaaagaagcaATATGTTCTAGAAAACAAGAATGATAAATGTAGTGgttctgaaataattttggaTTCTAATGTTCCACCTCAGTCAATGACTGACCAACCTCAACTAGcttttttgaaggaaaaacatGTTAATCTGAAGGACAAAAACAGTAAATCAGGTGATTCTAAAATAACTTTTGATTCTGAACAACTTCAGGAAGCGGTTaaaaaaatagaccaatggaaggaAGAGGTTATTGGCCTGAAAAATAAGATTAATGAACCTAGTACTTATAAATTAATACATCATCCTGATGTTTCTGTCCAATCTGTGGCTGATCAACCCAAAGTAGCTATTAAACATGTGAACCTTGGGAATGAAAACCATATGTACTTGGAAGTTAAGAACAGCCAATATAGTTGTTCAGAAATGAATTTGGATTCTGGTTTCTTGGGTCAGTCAATAGTCAATCGACCTCAAATAACTATTTTGGAGCAGGAGCACATTGAACTAGAAGGTAAGCACAATCAATGTTGTGGTTCTGAAGTAAGTTTTGATTCTGATGACCCTCTTCAGTCAGTGGCTGACCGGCTGAGAGAAACCGTTAAAGAAATAAGCCTTTGGAAGGATGAAGAAGTTGACACGGAAGATAGGAGAAATGAAGCTAAGGGTTTTGAAATTATGTATGATTCTGATGTTCTTCAGCCAGTGGCTGGCCAACCTGAAGAAGTAGTTAAGGAGGTCAGTCTTTGGAAAGAGCATGTTGACTTGGAAAATAAGATTGTCAAACCTACAGATTCCAGAATAAATTTTGATTCTCATGAACCCCTTCAGTCCGTAACTAATAAAATTCCAGGGGcgaataaagaaataaatcttttgaGGGAGGAACATGTTTGTCTGGATGATAAGGGCTATGTGCCCAGtgattctgaaataatttatgtttcaaaTATCCCTCTTCAGTCAGTGATAAAACAACCACACATTTTGGAAGAGGAGCATGCCAGTCTGGAAGATAAGAGCAGTAATTCTTATAGTCCTGAAGAAAGTTCTGATTCCAATGACTCTTTTCAGGCAGCAGCAGATGAGCTTCAAAAACCTGtcaaagaaataaatctttggaAGGAAGACCATATTTACCTGGAAGATAAGAGCTATAAATTAGGTGATTTTGATGTAAGTTATGCTTCTCATATTCCTGTTCAGTTTGTGACTGATCAATCTTCTGTACCTGTCAAAGAAATAAACTTGCAAAAGAAGGATCATAATGATCTAGAAAATAAGAACTGTGAAGTCTGTGGttctgaaataaaatgtcattCTTGTGTTCATCTTCAGTCAGAAGTTGACCAACCTCAAGTGTCTTACAAAGAGGCAGACCTTCAGAAGGAAGAGCATGTTGTCATGGAAGAAAAGACCGATCAACCTAGTGATTCAGAAATGATGTATGATTCTGATGTTCCTTTTCAAATAGTAGTTAACCAATTTCCAGGATCAGTCAAAGAAACCCACCTTCCAAAGGTGGTACTTGTGGATCTGGTGCCCGGTGATAGTGATTATGAAGTAATTTCAGATGATATTCCCCTTCAGTTAGTGACTGACCCACCTCAGTTGACTGTCAAAGATATCAGCTGTATAAATACAGAATGTATTGATATAGAAGATAAGAGCTGTGACTTTTTTGGTTCTGAAGTCAGATGTAATTGTAAAGCCTCTACTCCCTCAATGACAAACCAATGCAAAGagactttcaaaataataaaccGGAAGAAGGACTATATTATTCTGGGAGAGCCAAGTTGTCAATCTTGTGGTTCTGAAATGAATTTTAATGTTGATGCCTCTGATCAGTCCATGACTTACGAGTCACAAGGACCTGATGAGAAAATGGTGAAATATATTGATTCAGAAGATAAGAGCTGTGGATATAATGGTTCTAAAGGAAAATTTAATTTGGAAGACACTTCTCATCGAACGACTCACCGACTGCAGAAAGCTCACAAAGAAGCCAGTCTTCGGAAGGATCCAAGAAATGCTGGCCTAAAAGGTAAGAGCTGTCAGTCTAGTGCTTCTGCAGTGGATTTTGGTGCCTCTTCCAAGTCAGCGCTCCATCGAAGGGCTGATAAAAAAAAACGTTCGAAGCTAAAACATAGAGATCTAGAAGTGAGCTGTGAACCGGATGGTTTTGAGATGAATTTTCAGTGTGCTCCCCCTCTTCCATCTGATACTGATCAGCCTCAAGAAACTGTTAAGAAAAGACACCCTTGTAAGAAGGTATCTTCTGacttgaaagaaaagaaccatGATTCCCAGTCAAGCTCTGTTCTCAAGGTTGATTCTGTAAGGAACCTGAAAAAAGCAAAGGATGTCATAGAGGATAATCCTGATGAACCAGTTCTTGAAGCCTTGCCTCATGTACCTCCTTCATTTGTGGGGAAAACATGGTCTCAGATAATGAGAGAAGATGACATAAAAATTAATGCTCTGGTGAAGGAGTTTAGGGAAGGTCGTTTCCACTGTTACTTTGATGATGACTGTGAGACCAAAAAAGTTTCTtcgaaggggaaaaaaaaggttaCCTGGGCTGACTTGCAAGGTAAGGAGGACACTGCACCAACTCAAGCTGTGTCAGAGAGTGATGATATTGTCTGTGGTATTTCAGATATTGATGACTTGTCAGTGGCCTTAGATAAACCATGCCATCGTCATCCTCCAGCAGAGAGGCCTCCTAAGCAAAAGGGGCGTGTGGCTTCTCAATGCCAGACAGCGAAAATCAGCCATAGTACTCAGACCAGTTGTAAGAATTACCcagtgatgaaaagaaaaataattagacaaGAGGAAGACCCACCAAAAAGTAAGTGTTCACGTTTACAGGATGacagaaaaaccaaaaagaaagtcaaaattGGGACAGTTGAATTTCCTGCATCATGTACTAAAGTTTTGAAGCCTATGCAACCCAAAGCCTTAGtctgtgttctttcttctttaaatattaaactgAAAGAGGGTGAAGGCCTTCCTTTCCCTAAAATGAGGCACCATAGTTGGGATAATGATATTCggtttatatgcaaatataaacgGAATATCTTTGATTATTATGAGCCCTTGATTAAGCAAATTGTAATTAGTCCTCCCCTGAGTGTAATAGTACCAGAGTTTGAGAGGCGTAACTGggttaaaattcattttaataggAGCAACCAAAACTCCAGTGCAGGAGATAATGATGCTGATGGACAAGGCTCTGCTTCAGCGCCTTTAATGGCAGTGCCGGCAAGATATGGATTTAATTCACATCAGGGAACCAGTGACTCTTCTCTGTTTCTGGAAGAATCAAAGGTTCTGCATGCTCGTGAgcttccaaagaaaagaaatttccagctaacatttttaaatcatgatGTTGTCAAAATCTCTCCAAAATCAGTTAGAAATAAGCTTTTGGAAAgtcaaagtaaaaagaaaattcatggaAAGAGGGTGACAACTAGTAGTAATAAGCTAGGTTTTCCCAAAAAGGTTTATAAACCAATTATTCTCCAGCAAAAACCCAGAAAAGCTTCAGAGAAACAGTCAATTTGGATTCGGACCAAACCAAGTGATATCATTAGAAAGTATATTTCGAAATACTCTGTCTTTTTACGTCATAGATATCAGTCCAGGAGCGCTTTTCTTGGAAGgtatctgaagaagaaaaaatctgTTGTCAGTAGGCTAAAGAAGGCGAAGAGAACAGCTAAAGTGCTTTTGAACTCTTCAGTTCCACCAGCTGGTGCCGAAGAGCTGTCAAGCGCTATGGCAAATCCTCCTCCAAAGCGACCTGTGCGGGCTTCTTGCCGCGTtgcaagaaggaggaagaagactGATGAAAGCTACCATGGCCGACAGAAAGGTCCTTCTACACCTGTGAGAGCATATGATCTGAGAAGCTCATCTTGTTTACAACAACGTGAGAGAATGATGACTCGGCTAGCAAACAAACTGAGAGGTAATGAGGTAAAATAG